A window of the Nitrosococcus wardiae genome harbors these coding sequences:
- the murB gene encoding UDP-N-acetylmuramate dehydrogenase, whose protein sequence is MVAVSAASLRGQLQQQVSMGGYTSWRVGGPARCLYRPVDVDDLMVFLGALPEDEPLFWLGLGSNLLVRDGGIGGTVIAVAGALNRIERRSATTVWVEAGVPCAKLAKFCAREGLQGVEFMAGIPGTVGGALAMNAGAFGSETWERVTAVETVAVGGGRHRRWPQEYQIGYREVYRPEGEWFVAAELRLTQGDSQTAQQQIRHLLRHRNSCQPTQQPSAGSVFRNPPNDKAGRLIEACGLKGVAVGGAQVSEKHANFIVNTGDASAADIERLIQLVTETVARQKEVTLVPEVHIVGELA, encoded by the coding sequence ATGGTGGCGGTAAGCGCTGCTTCCCTTCGAGGCCAATTGCAGCAGCAGGTATCTATGGGAGGGTATACCTCTTGGCGCGTAGGTGGACCCGCGCGATGCCTGTATCGCCCTGTGGATGTGGATGATCTGATGGTCTTTCTGGGTGCCCTGCCAGAGGATGAGCCGTTATTCTGGCTCGGCCTGGGGAGTAATTTACTGGTTCGGGATGGCGGGATCGGGGGTACGGTCATTGCCGTTGCCGGTGCTTTGAATAGGATTGAGCGGCGCAGTGCCACGACAGTATGGGTTGAGGCGGGGGTGCCCTGTGCCAAACTGGCTAAGTTCTGTGCCCGTGAAGGATTGCAAGGGGTGGAGTTCATGGCAGGCATTCCGGGAACGGTAGGGGGGGCATTAGCGATGAACGCAGGTGCCTTTGGCAGCGAAACTTGGGAGCGGGTGACGGCGGTAGAGACCGTCGCTGTAGGCGGGGGGCGTCACCGGCGATGGCCGCAGGAATATCAGATCGGATACCGGGAAGTTTATCGGCCAGAGGGGGAATGGTTTGTCGCCGCTGAGTTGCGCCTGACGCAGGGAGATAGTCAGACGGCACAGCAGCAGATTCGGCACCTACTGCGGCATCGCAACAGCTGTCAGCCCACTCAGCAGCCCAGCGCGGGATCAGTTTTCCGTAATCCTCCGAATGATAAGGCGGGACGATTGATTGAGGCCTGCGGGCTCAAAGGGGTTGCTGTAGGCGGGGCTCAGGTCTCGGAAAAGCATGCCAACTTCATCGTGAACACAGGTGATGCCTCCGCTGCTGATATTGAGCGTTTAATTCAACTAGTGACTGAGACGGTGGCCCGGCAAAAGGAAGTGACCTTGGTGCCGGAAGTCCACATTGTGGGAGAGCTAGCGTGA
- a CDS encoding DUF721 domain-containing protein: protein MDTIAAFRGFGKNDNLHYLTFSINLGILTMQVTQSIGKLLDTTEGNLQRLLARAKALQQLTVEVRQCLPKALSPHCLVANIRDHRLIIHTDTAARANLLRYYTPSIIKHLQQHQELRNLRKVTVKVRPPHLLTTSSQAQRPVLSPANGALLRNIASGMKDPHLKSAFLRLSRRTNP from the coding sequence GATAATCTCCATTACCTTACCTTTAGTATCAATCTAGGAATCCTCACTATGCAAGTTACCCAATCAATTGGCAAATTACTTGACACCACCGAAGGGAACTTGCAGCGCTTGCTTGCCCGAGCCAAAGCATTACAACAACTCACTGTTGAGGTACGGCAGTGCCTCCCAAAAGCCCTCTCCCCTCACTGTCTCGTCGCCAATATTCGAGATCACCGCCTCATTATCCATACTGATACCGCAGCTCGAGCCAACCTCCTGCGCTATTACACGCCAAGTATTATTAAACATCTACAACAACACCAGGAATTGCGCAACCTTCGCAAGGTGACGGTAAAGGTGCGTCCCCCCCACCTTCTTACCACTTCCTCCCAAGCACAGCGTCCCGTCCTCTCCCCCGCCAATGGGGCTTTGCTCCGCAATATAGCCAGCGGAATGAAAGATCCTCACCTCAAATCGGCTTTTTTGCGCTTGTCCCGTCGCACTAATCCTTGA
- the ftsA gene encoding cell division protein FtsA: MSKRGDKNLIVGLDIGTSKVAAIVAEAHPEGEIEVVGIGSHPSRGLKKGVVVNIDSTVQSIQRAVEEAELMAGCQIHSVFTGIAGSHIRSLNSHGIVAIHDKEVTAEDVERVIDAARAVAIPADQKILHVLPQEFIIDSQEGIRDPVGMSGVRLEAKVHLVAGAVSAAQNIIKCVRRCGLEADDIILQQLASSYSVLTDDEKELGVCLVDIGGGTTDIAVFVGGAIRHTAVIPIAGDQVTNDIAVALRTPTQHADDIKLRYACALTQLTHSDESIEVPSVGDRPPRRLSRQTLAGVVEPRYRELLELVLEELQRSGYEELLGAGVVLTGGSAKMEGATELAEEVFHTPVRLGMPQHVTGLADVVRNPVHATGVGLLLFGHYHRYTPGLGNRPLESVRGVWNRMQGWFQGNF, translated from the coding sequence ATGTCTAAGCGTGGAGATAAAAACTTAATTGTTGGCCTGGATATCGGCACCTCTAAAGTGGCCGCTATCGTGGCCGAGGCTCACCCCGAAGGTGAGATCGAAGTGGTGGGAATTGGTTCTCACCCCTCCCGAGGATTAAAAAAAGGGGTAGTGGTGAATATTGATTCCACAGTTCAGTCTATTCAACGAGCGGTGGAAGAAGCGGAGCTGATGGCAGGTTGCCAGATTCACTCCGTCTTTACCGGTATTGCCGGCAGCCACATCCGCAGCCTCAATTCCCATGGAATCGTGGCCATCCATGATAAGGAGGTGACTGCGGAAGATGTGGAACGGGTGATTGATGCGGCTAGAGCGGTGGCTATTCCTGCTGACCAGAAGATCCTCCATGTGTTGCCCCAAGAATTCATTATTGATAGCCAAGAAGGGATCCGGGATCCGGTCGGCATGTCCGGTGTTCGCCTGGAGGCCAAAGTGCATTTGGTGGCCGGCGCGGTGAGTGCAGCCCAGAATATTATTAAGTGTGTACGCCGGTGTGGGTTGGAGGCGGATGACATTATTTTGCAACAGTTAGCTTCTAGTTATTCGGTACTTACCGATGATGAGAAGGAACTGGGCGTGTGTTTAGTGGATATTGGGGGAGGGACTACGGATATTGCGGTTTTTGTCGGTGGGGCTATTCGTCATACAGCGGTGATCCCGATTGCTGGTGATCAAGTCACGAATGATATTGCCGTGGCTTTGCGTACGCCGACCCAGCACGCCGATGATATTAAGCTGAGATATGCCTGTGCCCTCACTCAATTGACCCACTCCGATGAGAGCATCGAGGTTCCCAGCGTCGGCGACCGGCCGCCACGGCGATTATCACGCCAGACATTAGCCGGCGTGGTCGAACCTCGTTATAGGGAACTGCTGGAACTCGTTTTGGAGGAGCTACAGCGTAGTGGATATGAGGAACTGTTGGGAGCCGGCGTAGTGTTGACGGGAGGGAGCGCCAAAATGGAAGGGGCAACGGAGTTAGCGGAGGAGGTTTTTCATACCCCGGTACGGCTCGGTATGCCACAGCATGTGACTGGATTAGCGGATGTGGTGAGGAACCCCGTTCATGCCACTGGCGTGGGGCTTTTACTTTTCGGGCATTACCATCGCTACACGCCGGGCCTAGGAAATCGACCCTTGGAAAGCGTTCGGGGGGTATGGAACCGGATGCAGGGCTGGTTTCAGGGGAATTTTTAA
- a CDS encoding cell division protein FtsQ/DivIB: MAVRRRKPRRTRQGASRPQPAPALPLRAMGQSLLVLFFVGAAAWGMSRLADPQTLPLRKVSIEGQFKQVTQKKLHEAVAAHVSGGFFSVNLETIQAAVEELPWVARAGVRRVWPDSLRIEVKEQVPLAYWGEEALVNVEGEIFAPPRESFPKDLPKLQGPSGSERLLVSRLGEIQAQLSSLELRVAQLTMGERRDWHIVFEDGVELILGRAHSKQRLTRFQQIYARLLQLHREDIRRVDMRYTNGFAVTWRDGTAPAWVREAAFDV, from the coding sequence ATGGCAGTTAGAAGAAGAAAACCTCGCCGGACACGGCAGGGAGCGAGTCGCCCTCAACCGGCCCCGGCGCTACCTTTGCGGGCGATGGGCCAAAGCTTATTGGTGCTGTTCTTCGTTGGGGCAGCCGCCTGGGGGATGAGTCGTCTTGCCGATCCCCAGACTTTGCCCCTGCGCAAGGTCAGCATTGAGGGGCAGTTTAAGCAGGTGACTCAAAAAAAATTACATGAGGCGGTAGCCGCTCACGTGAGTGGCGGTTTTTTTAGTGTGAATTTGGAGACTATACAAGCGGCAGTAGAGGAGCTGCCTTGGGTGGCCCGGGCCGGGGTGCGTCGGGTTTGGCCTGATAGCTTGAGGATTGAAGTCAAGGAGCAAGTGCCGTTGGCATACTGGGGTGAGGAGGCTTTGGTGAATGTTGAGGGTGAGATTTTTGCCCCTCCACGGGAGAGTTTCCCTAAAGATTTACCAAAATTACAAGGGCCTTCCGGTAGTGAACGATTACTGGTCAGTCGTTTGGGAGAGATACAGGCACAACTGAGCTCCCTCGAGTTGCGGGTGGCCCAGCTCACCATGGGTGAACGGCGGGACTGGCATATCGTTTTCGAAGACGGGGTGGAGCTAATCTTGGGACGGGCACACAGCAAGCAGCGCCTGACCCGGTTTCAGCAGATTTATGCCCGCCTATTGCAGTTACATCGAGAGGATATAAGGCGAGTGGATATGCGCTATACGAATGGGTTTGCAGTGACCTGGCGCGATGGTACAGCGCCAGCATGGGTTCGTGAGGCAGCATTTGATGTCTAA
- the ftsZ gene encoding cell division protein FtsZ, protein MFELMDSYTQSAVIKVIGVGGGGGNAIRHMVDAKIEGVDFIVANTDAQALKDCAAHTVLQLGNNITKGLGAGADPEIGRQAALEDRERIMEVVSGADMVFITAGMGGGTGTGGVPVVAQVTKELGVLTVAVVTRPFSFEGRKRAAIADQGIKELTQYVDSLITIPNEKLMPVLGKSISLLNAFKAANDVLLGAVQGIAELITRPGLINVDFADVRTVMSEMGMAMMGSGNATGEERARLAAEAAVASPLLEDISLKGARGVLVNITGGPSMSIGEFEEVGSTVKEYAAENATVVVGTVIDPDLENELRVTVVATGLGQPETQAKAPVSLVQTSSQQPELEEPIDYHMLDKPTVIRHGSSRDRMVVGSDTSMDYLDVPAFLRRQAD, encoded by the coding sequence ATGTTTGAATTGATGGATTCATATACTCAGAGTGCGGTGATCAAGGTCATTGGTGTCGGCGGAGGGGGTGGCAATGCTATTCGCCATATGGTAGATGCCAAGATAGAAGGGGTTGATTTCATTGTTGCCAATACAGACGCCCAAGCCTTAAAGGATTGCGCCGCCCATACTGTGCTGCAACTGGGCAACAATATTACTAAGGGTCTAGGGGCGGGAGCAGATCCAGAAATTGGTCGCCAAGCTGCCCTAGAGGATCGGGAGCGGATTATGGAAGTGGTCAGCGGCGCGGATATGGTTTTTATCACCGCTGGTATGGGGGGAGGCACCGGGACTGGCGGGGTTCCTGTGGTGGCTCAGGTGACTAAAGAATTGGGGGTTCTGACAGTCGCCGTGGTGACTCGACCTTTTTCCTTTGAGGGGCGTAAGCGCGCAGCCATCGCGGATCAAGGCATTAAGGAATTGACCCAGTATGTTGATTCCTTGATCACCATACCCAATGAGAAACTGATGCCGGTACTGGGCAAAAGTATCAGTCTGTTAAATGCGTTTAAGGCAGCCAATGATGTATTGCTCGGTGCCGTGCAAGGGATTGCCGAGCTCATTACCCGACCTGGCCTTATTAACGTCGATTTTGCTGATGTTCGCACGGTCATGTCTGAAATGGGAATGGCCATGATGGGCTCGGGCAATGCCACGGGAGAGGAACGGGCGCGTTTGGCAGCTGAAGCAGCGGTTGCTAGCCCTTTGCTGGAAGATATCAGTTTGAAGGGGGCCCGTGGAGTGCTGGTTAATATTACGGGTGGACCGAGCATGTCCATTGGCGAGTTTGAGGAGGTAGGTAGCACAGTTAAAGAATATGCTGCCGAAAATGCTACCGTCGTGGTAGGTACTGTCATTGATCCGGATCTGGAAAATGAACTGCGGGTAACTGTCGTGGCTACAGGATTAGGGCAGCCAGAGACACAAGCGAAAGCGCCAGTAAGCCTGGTGCAAACTTCCTCCCAGCAGCCTGAACTTGAAGAACCTATTGATTATCATATGTTGGATAAGCCTACGGTGATCCGCCATGGCTCGTCGCGGGATCGCATGGTGGTGGGCAGTGACACCAGTATGGATTACTTGGATGTTCCGGCATTTTTACGCCGACAGGCTGATTGA
- a CDS encoding D-alanine--D-alanine ligase: protein MTGRVATKNWGKVAVLMGGRSAEREISLQSGTAVLQALLRQGIDAQGIDVGERVLEQLSGGQFERVFIALHGRGGEDGVIQGALELLGLPYTGSGVLGSALAMDKLRSKQLWRGMGLPTADFSVLNEGTDLALVVANLGLPLMVKPAREGSSLGMRKVDSIETLRAAYREAVAFDGTVIAEQWLPRAEYTAAILAGRALPLIRLETPRTFYDFEAKYLTDTTRYLCPCGLPEEQAQRLQALALQAFQALGASGWGRVDFRCDEQDRPCLLEINTVPGMTAHSLVPMAAQAAGIEFDQLVLQILESSLERSMPQNGS, encoded by the coding sequence GTGACAGGGAGAGTGGCTACTAAAAACTGGGGTAAGGTTGCGGTGCTGATGGGGGGGCGTTCCGCAGAGCGGGAGATTTCTCTCCAGAGTGGAACGGCCGTCCTGCAAGCCCTCCTGAGGCAGGGAATTGACGCCCAGGGAATTGATGTGGGTGAAAGGGTGTTAGAGCAATTATCAGGAGGACAGTTTGAGCGGGTCTTTATTGCTCTTCATGGCCGCGGCGGGGAAGACGGAGTTATTCAAGGCGCTTTGGAGCTCTTAGGTTTGCCTTATACCGGTAGTGGAGTACTTGGTTCTGCTCTTGCCATGGATAAGCTGCGCAGTAAGCAACTTTGGCGGGGGATGGGGTTGCCTACTGCGGACTTTTCCGTGCTAAACGAGGGAACCGATTTAGCGTTGGTGGTGGCCAACTTGGGGCTGCCGCTGATGGTTAAACCGGCCCGGGAAGGGTCCAGTCTAGGCATGAGGAAGGTGGATAGTATCGAAACGCTGCGAGCGGCCTATAGGGAAGCGGTGGCCTTCGATGGAACCGTGATTGCTGAGCAGTGGCTTCCGAGAGCAGAGTACACGGCCGCTATCCTGGCAGGACGAGCTTTGCCCCTTATTCGTTTGGAAACACCCCGTACTTTTTATGATTTCGAAGCGAAATACCTCACTGATACTACTCGTTATTTGTGTCCGTGCGGATTACCTGAGGAGCAGGCGCAGCGCCTCCAGGCATTGGCCCTACAGGCCTTTCAAGCTCTAGGGGCGAGTGGCTGGGGGCGAGTCGATTTTAGGTGCGATGAACAGGATCGCCCCTGTTTACTTGAGATTAACACGGTACCTGGGATGACTGCCCATAGTTTAGTGCCCATGGCCGCTCAAGCGGCAGGTATTGAGTTTGACCAACTGGTCCTACAGATATTGGAGAGTAGCCTGGAACGGAGCATGCCCCAAAATGGCAGTTAG
- the murC gene encoding UDP-N-acetylmuramate--L-alanine ligase translates to MRRIRRIHFVGIGGVGMGGIAEVLLNLGYQVSGSDLRQNQLTQRLVSLGAQVRIGHDPHYIKECDVVVVSSAVSEDNPEVSAARRRLIPVVPRAEMLAELMRFRYGIAVAGTHGKTTTTSLVAGILGEGGFDPTFIIGGRVNNIGANGRLGSGEYLVAEADESDASFLHLQPLLAVVTNVDADHMGTYGGDFTALKAAFLEFLHHLPFYGLAVVCLNDPVLRELLPDIGRPVLTYGTCEDADYRLRELKQAQGRTQFRVACPGNNNWMTVVLNLPGAHNALNALAAMVVAHELGVEDAAIHRALEGFSGIGRRFQCYGEIATPRGGVLLVDDYGHHPRELTATLEAIHAGWPGRRVVVVFQPHRYSRTRDLFEDFIEALSQAGVLLLLEVYPAGEEPIAGADSRTLGQAIRANGQVDPIWVGNIATIEEALLGVLQEGDVLLTLGAGDIGALARRLSVSLGGSQ, encoded by the coding sequence ATGCGCCGGATTCGGCGGATTCATTTTGTCGGTATCGGCGGAGTGGGGATGGGGGGGATTGCTGAAGTTCTACTCAATTTGGGCTATCAGGTTTCCGGCTCGGATCTGCGTCAGAATCAGCTGACTCAACGGCTGGTAAGTTTGGGTGCCCAGGTTAGGATTGGCCATGATCCCCACTATATTAAGGAGTGCGATGTGGTTGTGGTCTCAAGCGCCGTCAGTGAGGATAACCCAGAGGTAAGCGCTGCTCGCCGTCGGCTCATTCCCGTGGTGCCAAGGGCAGAAATGCTGGCAGAGCTGATGCGCTTCCGCTATGGCATCGCAGTGGCGGGGACCCATGGCAAAACTACCACCACCAGCCTGGTTGCTGGAATCCTTGGAGAAGGGGGCTTTGACCCCACCTTTATCATCGGCGGCCGGGTTAACAACATCGGTGCCAATGGCCGCCTGGGGAGTGGTGAGTATTTAGTGGCTGAAGCAGATGAGAGTGATGCCTCCTTTTTGCACCTACAGCCCTTGTTGGCGGTAGTCACCAACGTGGATGCCGATCATATGGGGACCTACGGGGGAGACTTTACTGCGCTGAAAGCCGCTTTCCTGGAATTTTTGCATCACCTGCCTTTCTATGGCTTGGCCGTGGTCTGCCTGAATGATCCTGTATTACGGGAGTTATTACCGGACATCGGACGCCCCGTATTAACTTACGGGACTTGTGAAGACGCTGATTACCGGCTACGGGAATTGAAACAGGCTCAAGGTCGGACTCAATTCCGGGTGGCTTGCCCCGGCAATAATAACTGGATGACGGTGGTGTTGAATTTGCCCGGTGCCCACAATGCTCTAAATGCATTAGCAGCTATGGTGGTAGCCCATGAACTTGGGGTCGAGGACGCCGCCATCCACAGGGCTCTGGAAGGTTTTTCTGGCATCGGGCGGCGGTTCCAATGTTATGGGGAGATCGCCACTCCACGGGGAGGGGTACTTCTGGTGGATGATTATGGACACCATCCTCGGGAGCTCACCGCCACGCTGGAGGCTATCCATGCAGGTTGGCCTGGCCGACGGGTCGTGGTGGTGTTTCAGCCCCATCGCTATAGCCGGACTCGAGACTTATTTGAAGATTTTATTGAGGCCCTCTCCCAAGCGGGTGTACTGCTTTTGCTTGAAGTTTATCCTGCCGGAGAAGAACCCATTGCGGGGGCTGACAGCCGCACCCTAGGGCAGGCCATTCGAGCCAATGGGCAAGTGGACCCTATTTGGGTGGGGAATATAGCAACCATTGAGGAGGCGTTGTTAGGGGTTTTGCAGGAAGGAGATGTGCTATTAACTTTAGGCGCTGGTGATATCGGTGCCCTCGCCAGGCGCTTATCCGTCTCCCTGGGAGGGAGCCAATGA
- the lpxC gene encoding UDP-3-O-acyl-N-acetylglucosamine deacetylase, which yields MIRQRTLKNVIRATGVGLHTGNTVYLTLRPAAADTGIVFRRIDLNPPVEIEARAENVGDTTLSSTLLKGGVRIATVEHLLSAFAGLGIDNAYVDLSASEVPIMDGSAGPFVFLIQSAGIATQGAPKRFIRIKKTLVMEEEDKWARFDPFDGFKVSFVIDFDHPAFKGRPQGVEVDFSSTSFVKEVSRARTFGFMKDIERLREANLALGGSLNNAVVVDDYRVINEDGLRYEDEFARHKILDAIGDLYLLGHTLIGAFSGYKSGHALNNKLLCALMADQSAWEVVTFEDEAAVPILFTSPLTAI from the coding sequence ATGATAAGACAACGCACGCTTAAAAATGTCATCCGCGCTACCGGGGTAGGATTACATACTGGGAATACTGTTTATCTCACGCTAAGGCCAGCCGCGGCGGATACCGGTATTGTCTTCCGTCGAATCGATTTAAATCCTCCCGTTGAGATAGAGGCTCGGGCGGAGAATGTTGGGGATACTACCCTTTCTTCCACCCTCCTCAAGGGGGGGGTACGGATTGCTACCGTGGAACACCTACTATCGGCCTTTGCTGGTCTTGGGATCGATAATGCTTATGTGGATCTTAGTGCTTCTGAAGTACCTATTATGGATGGGAGTGCGGGTCCATTTGTGTTTTTAATACAATCCGCAGGGATAGCCACCCAAGGGGCACCTAAGCGTTTTATCCGGATCAAGAAAACACTCGTTATGGAAGAAGAGGATAAGTGGGCCCGTTTTGATCCTTTTGATGGTTTTAAAGTCTCTTTTGTGATTGATTTCGACCACCCAGCATTTAAGGGCCGCCCCCAAGGGGTTGAGGTGGACTTTTCTTCGACTTCTTTTGTGAAGGAAGTGAGTCGTGCCCGGACCTTTGGTTTTATGAAAGATATCGAGCGCTTACGAGAGGCTAATCTGGCGTTAGGGGGCAGCCTGAACAATGCTGTGGTGGTTGATGATTATCGAGTGATTAACGAAGATGGTTTGCGTTATGAGGACGAATTTGCTCGTCATAAAATTTTAGATGCCATCGGTGATCTGTATCTTCTTGGCCATACGTTGATTGGGGCTTTTAGTGGTTATAAATCGGGCCACGCCTTAAATAACAAGCTACTTTGCGCTTTAATGGCAGACCAATCCGCTTGGGAGGTAGTCACCTTTGAAGATGAGGCCGCAGTGCCTATACTTTTCACAAGTCCTTTAACAGCAATTTAA